A region of Subtercola boreus DNA encodes the following proteins:
- a CDS encoding LacI family DNA-binding transcriptional regulator, translating into MATLGDVAALAGVSISAVSRVLSNDASARVSATTRTRITEAAKALNYRPNFAGRALKFSRSNVIALIVPDLTNAVFAELMRGVEDGALERGYVVLLARAEDMQPGGEMIDRLLGEGRVDGVLLQVGDHVAPEALASMLRAANPTVLVNSVHPGFSGSVTLDDIAAGRLATEHLLTLGHTRIALINGLTTTHTAQQRAIGFREALAAASGAGTAPGPDAAADSGPITWHGYEPRAGRAALRELMDAAEPPTAVVVANINAAIGVLGEARVLGIRVPEELSVVAIHDAWTAENTWPPLTTVRMPLYELGRRGVDALYARLHGETIADTVVSDPPPELLVRESTAPPIRR; encoded by the coding sequence ATGGCAACTCTCGGTGACGTCGCGGCCCTCGCCGGGGTGTCGATCTCAGCGGTTTCGAGGGTGCTCAGCAACGACGCGTCCGCGCGCGTCTCCGCGACGACCCGCACGCGCATCACGGAGGCCGCGAAGGCCCTGAACTACCGGCCGAACTTCGCCGGCCGCGCGCTGAAGTTCTCGCGGTCGAACGTCATCGCGCTGATCGTGCCCGACCTCACCAACGCCGTCTTCGCCGAACTGATGCGCGGCGTCGAGGATGGCGCCCTCGAACGCGGTTACGTCGTGCTGCTCGCCCGCGCCGAAGACATGCAGCCCGGCGGCGAGATGATCGACCGGCTGCTCGGTGAGGGCCGGGTGGATGGCGTCCTCCTGCAGGTGGGCGACCACGTGGCGCCCGAGGCCCTCGCCTCCATGCTCCGGGCAGCGAACCCGACCGTGCTCGTGAACTCTGTGCACCCCGGGTTCAGCGGATCGGTCACGCTCGACGACATCGCGGCCGGCCGCCTGGCCACCGAACACCTGCTCACGCTCGGGCACACCCGGATCGCCTTGATCAACGGGCTGACGACGACGCACACCGCGCAGCAGCGGGCGATCGGGTTCCGCGAGGCGCTGGCCGCAGCATCCGGAGCCGGCACCGCGCCCGGCCCCGACGCCGCGGCCGACTCCGGCCCCATCACCTGGCACGGCTACGAGCCGCGCGCCGGGCGCGCCGCGCTCCGCGAGCTGATGGACGCCGCCGAACCGCCCACCGCCGTGGTCGTCGCGAACATCAACGCCGCGATCGGCGTTCTGGGCGAGGCGCGGGTGCTGGGCATCCGGGTTCCCGAAGAACTCTCTGTCGTGGCGATCCACGACGCGTGGACCGCCGAGAACACGTGGCCGCCGCTCACGACAGTGCGGATGCCGCTCTACGAACTCGGCCGCCGCGGGGTCGACGCGCTCTACGCGCGCCTGCACGGGGAGACCATCGCCGACACGGTGGTCAGCGACCCGCCCCCTGAGCTGCTGGTGCGCGAGTCGACGGCACCGCCGATCCGACGCTGA
- a CDS encoding ATP-binding protein codes for MPNPFTPGFGTPPTVLWGREAVLRQVDKTSSSFGTKSPAHSRATIITGNRGIGKTTLLTATARRAEALGIPVLRAGAKKGFLSDIHYAADWLVDELDRRPNLTLAEINLGLTAFGIGLPGGKLVRRKGAADSHVRPFRASLQTLVERLTKRGMPGLLIIIDELNFKHARDVTLEHIVTFSGAYQSLIEDQLPVGVVISGLPIPIERARRNEHITFLKRAEEVTLEEFSYEQSGEVIRVTLQAAEISATDEATALMAALSRGNCYMIQEIGYLAYEQSDQLTITRDDVDSVRDAFLSKVINSVAGVAYDELTGNSSRSSGASPRTRISPRPKWPQLSARRRPGCPRTAKTSSMRASSSPIRGFGAASSSASPICANMRSHSSARMAQRAPTHA; via the coding sequence GTGCCCAACCCGTTCACCCCCGGCTTTGGCACGCCGCCGACCGTGCTCTGGGGACGCGAAGCCGTCCTGAGACAGGTCGACAAAACCTCCAGTTCATTCGGGACAAAGAGCCCCGCGCACAGTCGAGCAACGATCATCACGGGCAACAGGGGCATCGGCAAGACGACCCTTCTCACAGCCACGGCGAGGCGCGCGGAGGCACTCGGTATCCCTGTTCTGCGAGCAGGTGCCAAGAAGGGCTTCCTGTCCGACATCCACTATGCGGCCGACTGGCTCGTCGACGAGTTGGACCGCAGGCCGAACCTCACGCTCGCCGAGATCAACCTGGGGCTCACGGCCTTCGGGATCGGCCTCCCCGGTGGAAAGCTGGTGAGGCGGAAGGGAGCGGCGGACAGCCACGTCCGACCTTTCCGCGCTTCGCTGCAGACCCTTGTCGAGCGGCTGACGAAACGAGGAATGCCGGGGCTGCTCATCATCATCGACGAACTCAACTTCAAACACGCCCGCGACGTCACGCTCGAGCATATTGTGACCTTTTCCGGCGCCTACCAGTCCCTCATCGAAGATCAACTGCCCGTCGGTGTGGTCATCTCAGGTCTGCCCATTCCGATCGAACGGGCCCGGCGCAATGAGCACATCACCTTCCTGAAGAGGGCGGAGGAGGTCACCCTGGAGGAGTTCAGCTATGAGCAGAGCGGCGAGGTGATCCGCGTAACGCTCCAAGCTGCCGAGATCTCGGCGACAGATGAAGCCACTGCTCTCATGGCAGCACTCAGCCGTGGGAACTGTTACATGATCCAGGAGATCGGCTATCTCGCCTACGAGCAGTCCGACCAGCTCACGATCACCCGCGATGACGTCGACTCGGTGCGCGACGCGTTCCTCTCGAAGGTGATCAACTCCGTGGCAGGCGTGGCGTACGACGAGCTGACCGGCAACAGCAGTCGCTCATCCGGAGCATCGCCGAGAACCCGGATATCACCCCGACCGAAATGGCCGCAGCTCTCGGCACGAAGGAGACCGGGCTGCCCGCGTACCGCAAAGACCTCGTCGATGCGGGCATCCTCATCGCCGATCCGGGGGTTCGGGGCCGCTTCATCATCGGCTTCCCCTATATGCGCGAATATGCGCTCTCACTCGAGCGCGAGGATGGCGCAGAGGGCGCCTACGCACGCGTGA
- a CDS encoding MaoC family dehydratase codes for MQTIDRYFEDYGLGEVRRSVGRTITEADIVLHAGQTGDFFPHHMDAEWTATQPFGQRIAHGTLILSVAVGMTAGDINPQSMSYGYDRIRFIEPVFIGDTITVEASIAEKADHPKRPLTHGYLHEKVTVTNQRGAVVLVLTHLYLVNRRP; via the coding sequence ATGCAGACCATCGACCGCTACTTCGAGGACTACGGACTCGGCGAGGTGCGCCGCTCGGTCGGCCGCACCATCACCGAAGCCGACATCGTGCTGCACGCCGGGCAGACCGGCGACTTCTTCCCGCACCACATGGACGCCGAATGGACCGCCACGCAGCCGTTCGGGCAGCGCATCGCGCACGGCACGCTCATCCTGTCGGTGGCGGTCGGGATGACCGCGGGCGACATCAATCCGCAGTCGATGTCGTACGGGTACGACCGGATCCGGTTCATCGAGCCGGTGTTCATCGGCGACACGATCACCGTCGAGGCCTCGATCGCCGAGAAGGCCGACCACCCCAAGCGACCGCTCACCCACGGATACCTGCACGAGAAGGTGACGGTGACGAACCAGCGCGGCGCCGTCGTGCTCGTGCTGACGCACCTCTACCTCGTGAACCGCCGCCCCTGA
- a CDS encoding ABC transporter substrate-binding protein, with the protein MDVADTPARTVPAAARTVHLRGMTWDHPRGLDSVVAASAEYTRQHPGVTISWHVRSLQAFADHPIDDLARGHDLLVIDHPHIPLAARDGLFAALDGQGHDAELAALASASLGASHATYRHDGHQYGLATDAAAQVAVYRPDLLAAADLPASWDDVFDLARGGRVLWAYKPIDAFSSLITIAANHGGEAMREPGVFLTPEQAAPALDIMHRLAGLVPPDNAWFNPIQVAEELVRDSAYAYSPLAFGYTNYSRAGFRPHRLAYADMPAGPRGHAGSLLGGAGIAVSAFTPHRAEATDFTFWLDSPEVQKGVYFDAGGQPGHPEAWEDDRTNAATLDFFRGTRATLEGAYVRPRFAGFIELQDEGSPLVTAALLGELSDAELLRRLDALTARLLVAPDVAGSPPAGHPAAAAAATSTIPQEA; encoded by the coding sequence ATGGATGTCGCGGACACCCCTGCGCGCACCGTGCCGGCCGCGGCGCGCACCGTCCACCTCCGCGGCATGACCTGGGACCACCCGCGCGGTCTCGACTCCGTCGTCGCCGCCTCCGCCGAGTACACCCGCCAACACCCGGGCGTCACGATCTCGTGGCACGTGCGGTCGCTGCAGGCGTTCGCCGATCATCCGATCGACGATCTCGCCCGCGGCCACGACCTGCTCGTGATCGACCACCCGCACATCCCGCTCGCCGCCCGCGACGGACTCTTCGCCGCTCTCGACGGGCAGGGCCACGACGCCGAACTCGCAGCACTCGCGAGCGCCTCGCTCGGAGCCTCGCACGCCACCTACCGCCACGACGGGCACCAGTACGGGCTCGCGACCGACGCCGCCGCTCAGGTCGCCGTGTACCGCCCCGACCTGCTTGCGGCCGCAGACCTGCCCGCGAGCTGGGACGACGTGTTCGACCTGGCCCGGGGCGGCCGCGTTCTCTGGGCCTACAAACCGATCGACGCCTTCTCGAGCCTCATCACCATCGCGGCGAACCACGGCGGCGAGGCGATGCGCGAGCCCGGCGTCTTCCTCACACCGGAGCAGGCTGCGCCCGCGCTCGACATCATGCACCGGCTCGCCGGGCTCGTTCCGCCGGACAACGCCTGGTTCAACCCCATCCAGGTCGCCGAGGAACTGGTGCGCGATTCGGCGTACGCCTACTCGCCCCTGGCCTTCGGCTACACGAACTACTCGCGCGCCGGTTTCCGTCCGCACCGACTCGCCTACGCCGACATGCCGGCCGGCCCCCGCGGCCACGCCGGGTCCCTCCTCGGCGGCGCCGGCATCGCAGTGTCGGCCTTCACTCCGCACAGGGCCGAGGCGACCGACTTCACCTTCTGGCTCGACTCCCCCGAGGTGCAGAAGGGTGTGTACTTCGACGCCGGTGGCCAGCCCGGGCATCCGGAAGCCTGGGAGGACGACCGCACGAATGCCGCGACGCTCGACTTCTTCCGGGGCACCCGGGCAACCCTCGAGGGCGCGTACGTCAGGCCCCGGTTCGCCGGCTTCATCGAACTGCAGGACGAGGGATCCCCCCTCGTGACGGCGGCCCTGCTCGGTGAACTCAGCGACGCCGAACTGCTGCGGAGGCTCGACGCGCTCACGGCCCGACTGCTGGTGGCACCGGATGTCGCGGGCTCCCCGCCGGCCGGGCACCCTGCGGCGGCCGCTGCCGCGACATCCACCATCCCCCAGGAGGCCTGA
- a CDS encoding CaiB/BaiF CoA transferase family protein, with protein sequence MTSDDSDLPLSGILVLDFSQFLAGPVAAMRLADLGARVIKIERPGVGDIGRGLAFAGRVADGDTISFHAMNRNKEGMTADLKNAGDLERVKKLVLQADVIIQNFRPGVMERIGLDYESVAALNPRIVYGSASGYGDTGPWKDRPGQDLLAQSISGIPWLQGSRDDPPVPVGLSIADHLTSCHLAEGVTALLVRRFRTGRGGLVQTSLLEAMLDLQFELLSTHLNDSTVTVKRNGPNSANAFLPAPYGVFPTSDGYLSLAMNPIPKVGRLLGLDSLQSFSDPDSWWSHQDQIEALLSAHLALETTEHWLDLLDAGDVWCAPVLTLEQLVDHDGFRAIEMTQQVVRGDGHTDSGRELTLTTTRSPIRIDGRVLRSSVPAPKLGQHDAEITAEFLEARSLA encoded by the coding sequence GTGACATCCGATGATTCCGACCTGCCCCTCTCCGGCATCCTCGTGCTCGACTTCAGCCAGTTCCTCGCCGGTCCCGTTGCCGCGATGCGACTGGCCGACCTGGGTGCCCGGGTCATCAAGATCGAACGCCCCGGGGTGGGCGACATCGGGCGCGGGCTCGCCTTCGCCGGGCGGGTGGCCGACGGCGACACCATCTCCTTCCACGCGATGAACCGCAACAAGGAGGGCATGACCGCCGATCTGAAGAACGCCGGCGACCTCGAACGCGTGAAGAAGCTCGTGCTGCAGGCCGATGTCATCATCCAGAACTTCCGGCCCGGCGTGATGGAACGGATCGGGCTCGACTACGAATCCGTCGCCGCCCTGAACCCGCGCATCGTCTACGGTTCGGCCAGCGGTTACGGCGACACCGGCCCGTGGAAGGATCGACCCGGCCAGGACCTGCTCGCCCAGTCGATCTCCGGCATCCCGTGGCTGCAGGGTTCGCGTGACGACCCGCCCGTGCCCGTCGGCCTCTCGATCGCCGACCACCTGACGTCGTGCCACCTCGCGGAGGGCGTCACGGCCCTGCTCGTGCGGCGGTTCCGCACCGGCCGCGGGGGGCTCGTGCAGACGAGCCTGCTCGAAGCGATGCTCGACCTGCAGTTCGAACTGCTGAGCACCCACCTCAACGACAGCACGGTCACGGTAAAGCGGAACGGCCCGAATTCGGCGAACGCCTTCCTGCCCGCGCCGTACGGCGTCTTCCCGACGAGCGACGGGTACCTCTCCCTCGCGATGAACCCGATCCCGAAGGTCGGTCGGCTGCTGGGTCTGGATTCCCTGCAGAGCTTCAGCGACCCGGACTCCTGGTGGAGCCACCAGGACCAGATCGAGGCTCTGCTCTCCGCGCACCTCGCCCTCGAGACCACCGAGCACTGGCTCGACCTTCTCGACGCCGGGGACGTCTGGTGCGCCCCGGTACTGACGCTCGAACAGCTCGTCGACCACGACGGTTTCCGCGCGATCGAGATGACACAGCAAGTCGTGCGCGGCGACGGGCACACCGATTCGGGCCGCGAGCTGACACTCACCACGACACGGAGCCCTATCCGCATCGACGGTCGCGTGCTGCGGAGCTCGGTACCCGCCCCGAAGCTCGGGCAGCACGACGCAGAGATCACGGCCGAGTTCCTCGAGGCGAGGTCGCTGGCGTGA
- a CDS encoding zinc-dependent alcohol dehydrogenase — MLTANYVGENTIDIREAEPAPPAPGEVQLRVAFAGICGTDLHILHGSMDARVSLPAIIGHEMSGTISALGDGVTGWSVGDAVTVMPLDWDGTCPACLAGNQHICQNLDFIGIDSPGALQASWNVKASVLVALPPTLRLDHAALVEPAAVAVHDVRRSALVAGEKAVVIGGGPIGVLIATVARRFGGEVVVIELDAARRRAVADLGFAVLDPAAVDQVEWVTEWTGGAGADVVFEVSGAASAVLGATSLAKVRGRLVVVAIHPTPRPIDLQRLFWRELTIIGARVYERADFETAVDLLDEGAIPADLLITRIVPLAETASAFADLAEGRAMKILVDCQAGSSDDSGAAS; from the coding sequence GTGCTGACCGCGAACTATGTGGGCGAGAACACGATCGACATCAGGGAGGCCGAACCCGCGCCGCCCGCCCCGGGGGAGGTGCAGCTGCGGGTGGCCTTCGCCGGCATCTGCGGAACCGACCTGCACATCCTGCACGGCAGCATGGATGCCCGGGTGAGCCTCCCCGCGATCATCGGCCACGAGATGTCGGGCACGATCTCGGCCCTGGGCGATGGCGTGACGGGGTGGTCTGTCGGCGACGCGGTCACCGTGATGCCGCTCGACTGGGACGGCACCTGCCCGGCCTGCCTCGCCGGCAACCAGCACATCTGCCAGAACCTCGACTTCATCGGCATCGACTCGCCGGGTGCGCTGCAGGCTTCGTGGAACGTGAAGGCGAGCGTACTGGTGGCGCTTCCGCCGACGCTCCGGCTCGACCACGCGGCCCTCGTCGAGCCGGCCGCCGTCGCCGTGCACGACGTGCGCCGTTCGGCGTTGGTCGCGGGCGAGAAGGCCGTCGTGATCGGTGGCGGGCCGATCGGGGTGCTCATCGCGACCGTCGCGCGGCGCTTCGGCGGCGAAGTGGTGGTCATCGAGCTCGACGCCGCCCGCCGCCGGGCCGTGGCCGACCTGGGGTTCGCCGTGCTCGATCCGGCGGCTGTCGACCAGGTCGAATGGGTGACCGAGTGGACCGGCGGGGCCGGGGCCGACGTGGTCTTCGAGGTCTCCGGTGCGGCGAGTGCGGTGCTCGGAGCAACCTCGCTCGCGAAGGTACGCGGCCGGCTCGTGGTGGTGGCGATCCATCCGACGCCCCGGCCGATCGACCTGCAACGACTGTTCTGGCGGGAACTCACGATCATCGGCGCCCGCGTCTACGAGCGGGCAGACTTCGAGACCGCTGTCGACCTGCTCGACGAGGGCGCGATTCCCGCCGACCTGCTGATCACCCGGATCGTGCCGCTCGCCGAGACGGCCAGTGCGTTCGCCGACCTCGCGGAGGGCCGGGCGATGAAGATCCTGGTCGACTGCCAGGCGGGGTCGTCGGATGACTCGGGGGCGGCGTCATGA
- a CDS encoding SDR family oxidoreductase, whose product MTEGGEPGVDAKNGGAGIRGRGPFDLTGTLAVVTGAKRGIGLAMAEALAAAGADIIGVSATIEAQGSEAARRVEALGRSFEGIAVDFADRAAVEALGADLAGRERGVDILVNNAGTIERQPAAEHSLELWDRVLEVNLSSPFVLTQAVARSMIARGHGKIIFTASLLSFQGGITVPGYTASKSAIAGLTKALANEWMPHGITVNAIAPGYIATDNTQALQDDPERSAGILSRIPAGRWGRAVDLGGATVFLASSASDYVTGVTLPVDGGWLGR is encoded by the coding sequence ATGACCGAAGGCGGTGAGCCCGGGGTCGACGCGAAGAACGGGGGTGCCGGCATCCGGGGCCGCGGGCCCTTCGACCTGACCGGCACCCTCGCGGTGGTGACCGGTGCGAAACGCGGCATCGGACTCGCGATGGCGGAGGCGCTCGCAGCGGCCGGCGCGGACATCATCGGGGTGAGCGCCACGATCGAGGCGCAGGGCAGTGAGGCTGCCCGGCGGGTCGAGGCGCTCGGGCGTTCGTTCGAGGGCATTGCGGTCGACTTCGCCGACCGGGCCGCCGTCGAGGCGCTGGGGGCTGACCTCGCGGGGCGGGAGCGAGGGGTGGACATCCTCGTCAACAACGCCGGAACGATCGAACGGCAGCCGGCGGCCGAGCACTCGCTCGAGCTGTGGGACAGGGTGCTCGAAGTCAACCTGTCGAGCCCGTTCGTGCTGACGCAGGCGGTTGCGCGGTCGATGATCGCGCGCGGTCACGGCAAGATCATCTTCACCGCGAGCCTGCTGAGCTTCCAGGGGGGTATCACCGTTCCGGGGTACACAGCCTCGAAGTCGGCGATCGCCGGGCTGACCAAAGCGCTCGCCAACGAGTGGATGCCGCACGGCATCACGGTGAACGCGATCGCGCCGGGCTACATCGCGACCGACAACACGCAGGCCCTGCAGGACGACCCCGAGCGGTCGGCGGGCATCCTCTCCCGCATCCCGGCCGGCCGGTGGGGGCGGGCAGTCGACCTCGGTGGGGCGACGGTGTTCCTCGCATCGTCCGCGTCGGACTACGTCACGGGCGTGACGCTGCCCGTCGACGGCGGCTGGCTCGGGCGATGA
- a CDS encoding bifunctional 4-hydroxy-2-oxoglutarate aldolase/2-dehydro-3-deoxy-phosphogluconate aldolase translates to MTGGARPGDAMPAGAVAGGAPEESVPDALRRVGVVPVIVIDDAVDVPALAEALLSGGITAAEITLRTPAGSAAIAAAARVDGLLVGAGTVTTLEQVDRAADAGARFIVSPGFDPELVERALSRGLVVLPGVATASEAQAAVRSGLAAVKLFPISQLGGVDFVSALAGPFPMLEFMPSGGVTAANVTGYLEHPAVFAVGGGWIAPRALIAEKRFAEIARNAAHVARLVGSLR, encoded by the coding sequence ATGACCGGCGGCGCCCGGCCCGGCGATGCGATGCCTGCCGGCGCGGTCGCCGGGGGAGCGCCGGAGGAGTCGGTGCCGGACGCGCTCCGGCGCGTCGGCGTGGTGCCCGTCATCGTCATCGACGACGCCGTCGACGTGCCGGCGCTCGCCGAGGCGCTGCTCTCCGGCGGGATCACAGCTGCCGAGATCACCCTCCGCACTCCGGCCGGTTCGGCAGCCATCGCCGCCGCCGCCCGCGTCGACGGGCTCCTCGTCGGTGCCGGCACGGTGACCACCCTCGAGCAGGTCGATCGCGCCGCGGATGCCGGGGCCAGGTTCATCGTCAGCCCGGGATTCGATCCCGAACTCGTCGAACGCGCTCTGTCGCGGGGGCTGGTCGTGCTGCCCGGGGTCGCGACGGCGTCGGAGGCGCAGGCCGCGGTGCGGTCCGGGCTCGCCGCGGTGAAGCTCTTCCCGATCAGCCAGCTCGGCGGGGTCGACTTCGTCAGTGCCCTGGCCGGGCCGTTCCCGATGCTGGAGTTCATGCCGAGCGGTGGGGTGACGGCGGCGAACGTCACCGGGTACCTCGAACATCCGGCCGTCTTCGCTGTCGGCGGCGGATGGATCGCGCCACGCGCCCTCATCGCCGAGAAGCGTTTCGCCGAGATCGCGCGGAACGCCGCCCACGTCGCCCGGCTCGTCGGGTCGCTGCGATGA
- a CDS encoding sugar kinase, with amino-acid sequence MSAGGAGGADGTDGTAAASAPRVVTFGETMALFVSATPAPLAHVDSLALRIGGAESNVAIALHRLGTAVTWVGRVGDDSLGELIARELRAEGFDSRALVNPGRQTGLMVKEKRTAESTRVSYYRSGSAGSTLAPEDLGDTGIASASLLHVTGITPALSASASAATEHAIALAAASGVAVSFDVNHRPSLWADRDPAALYRSIAARSQLVFAGEDEARLLVPDARTPAELAAGIAALGPRHVVIKLGADGAYALVGGVAYSESAVPVVVVDTVGAGDGFVAGYLSEYLAGHGAPTCLKTAVTVGAFACLAAGDWEGLPKRHELSLLHATEPVTR; translated from the coding sequence ATGAGCGCAGGCGGCGCCGGAGGGGCCGACGGTACAGACGGAACCGCCGCGGCCAGCGCGCCCCGCGTCGTCACCTTCGGCGAGACCATGGCGCTGTTCGTCTCCGCGACCCCGGCGCCGTTGGCCCATGTCGACTCCCTCGCCCTCCGCATCGGGGGCGCCGAATCGAACGTCGCGATCGCGCTCCACCGGCTCGGCACCGCGGTCACCTGGGTCGGCCGGGTCGGCGATGACAGCCTCGGTGAACTCATCGCGCGGGAGCTCCGCGCCGAGGGGTTCGACTCACGCGCCCTTGTCAACCCCGGTCGACAGACCGGCTTGATGGTGAAAGAGAAGCGTACGGCCGAGAGCACCCGGGTCTCGTACTACCGGAGCGGTTCCGCGGGCAGCACACTCGCTCCCGAAGACCTCGGCGACACCGGCATCGCCTCGGCCTCGCTGCTGCATGTCACGGGCATCACCCCGGCGCTCTCCGCCTCTGCCAGCGCGGCCACCGAACACGCGATCGCGCTGGCCGCGGCATCCGGAGTCGCCGTCTCGTTCGATGTCAACCACAGGCCCTCGCTCTGGGCGGATCGCGACCCGGCAGCCCTCTACCGGTCGATTGCGGCGCGCTCGCAGCTCGTCTTCGCGGGCGAGGACGAAGCCCGACTGCTGGTTCCGGATGCCCGGACCCCTGCAGAGCTTGCCGCCGGTATCGCCGCTCTCGGCCCCCGGCACGTGGTGATCAAGCTCGGCGCGGACGGCGCGTACGCGCTGGTCGGCGGGGTGGCCTACAGCGAGTCGGCCGTCCCCGTGGTCGTGGTGGACACGGTGGGGGCCGGCGACGGTTTCGTGGCCGGCTACCTCTCCGAGTACCTGGCTGGGCACGGGGCCCCGACCTGTCTGAAGACGGCAGTCACCGTGGGTGCGTTCGCCTGCCTCGCTGCCGGCGACTGGGAGGGCCTGCCGAAGCGCCACGAGCTCAGCTTGCTGCACGCCACGGAGCCGGTCACCCGCTGA
- a CDS encoding potassium transporter Kup — MKSVRRPVKAGAGGLAVAALGVVFGDIGTSPLYSLQTVFSIDGGVVQATPEDVYGVISLMFWAVTIVVSVKYVSILMRADNDGEGGVMALAALAQRLYAAKAGKAGLLLLIGIVGVSLFYGDSLITPAISVLSAVEGLRIAIPGVDHLVVPIAAVILTGLFAFQKYGTGHVGKFFGPVMLLWFVVIAAAGVPMIIQDPGVLAGLSPSYAVVFFVAHPVIAFVAMGAVVLVITGAEALYADMGHFGRPPIRRAWFFVVFPALVLNYLGQAALILKDPESRANPFFLLFPDWARLPVVILATVATVIASQAVISGAFSLTRQAVQLGLLPPLTVRHTSEKEGGQIYMPAVNTLLFLGVMTVMLVFRSSEALATAYGVSVTGALVVDTLLLLLVARRLWGWGPVKIGLAAVVFGGLELTFLSANLSKVLHGGWVPLLVAFAVILVMTTWRKGRQLVIAGRIVKEGSLSEFVDAVRDKNVLRVPGIAIFLHPNRDSTPLALRANLERNKVLHKRVIVVTVVIENIPHVHPKEAFEYNDLGYSDDGIDHVRVRFGFSDTPNIPRALRRACSLGVLDLRAKQIDAASYFVSRGAIRPTRAPGMVAWRKALFVGLAQNAANPAARFALPPSRTVTMGSDIDI, encoded by the coding sequence ATGAAGTCCGTCAGGCGGCCAGTGAAGGCCGGAGCAGGCGGCCTCGCCGTCGCCGCACTCGGGGTCGTGTTCGGCGACATCGGCACCAGTCCGCTGTACTCGCTGCAGACCGTCTTCAGCATCGACGGCGGGGTGGTCCAGGCGACGCCCGAAGATGTCTACGGCGTGATCTCCCTGATGTTCTGGGCCGTGACGATCGTCGTGTCGGTGAAGTACGTCTCGATCCTGATGCGCGCCGACAACGACGGTGAGGGCGGTGTCATGGCGCTCGCGGCCCTCGCGCAGCGCCTGTACGCTGCGAAGGCCGGCAAAGCGGGACTGCTCCTTCTCATCGGCATCGTCGGGGTCTCGCTGTTCTACGGCGACTCGCTGATCACGCCGGCGATCAGTGTGCTCTCCGCTGTCGAGGGGCTCCGGATCGCGATCCCCGGGGTGGACCATCTCGTCGTGCCGATCGCCGCCGTCATCCTCACCGGCCTGTTCGCTTTCCAGAAGTACGGCACGGGCCACGTGGGCAAGTTCTTCGGCCCGGTGATGCTGCTCTGGTTCGTCGTCATCGCGGCCGCCGGGGTTCCGATGATCATCCAGGACCCCGGCGTGCTGGCCGGGCTCTCGCCGTCGTATGCGGTCGTGTTCTTCGTGGCGCACCCGGTGATCGCGTTCGTGGCCATGGGTGCTGTCGTGCTGGTCATCACGGGTGCCGAAGCGCTCTACGCCGACATGGGGCACTTCGGTCGCCCGCCGATCCGGCGCGCCTGGTTCTTCGTCGTGTTCCCCGCGCTGGTGCTGAACTATCTGGGGCAGGCAGCGCTCATCCTGAAGGATCCGGAGTCGCGGGCGAATCCGTTCTTCCTCCTGTTCCCCGACTGGGCGCGGCTGCCGGTCGTGATCCTCGCGACGGTCGCGACCGTGATCGCGAGCCAGGCCGTCATCTCGGGTGCGTTCTCTCTGACGCGCCAGGCGGTCCAACTGGGACTCCTGCCGCCGCTGACCGTGCGGCACACCTCAGAGAAGGAGGGTGGGCAGATCTACATGCCGGCGGTGAACACGCTGCTGTTCCTCGGAGTGATGACCGTGATGCTGGTCTTCCGCTCCTCGGAGGCCCTGGCGACCGCCTATGGGGTCTCGGTCACCGGCGCGCTGGTCGTCGACACGCTTCTGCTCCTGCTCGTCGCGCGCCGCCTCTGGGGCTGGGGTCCGGTGAAGATCGGCCTCGCCGCGGTCGTTTTCGGAGGGCTCGAGCTCACCTTCCTGAGCGCCAACCTCTCGAAGGTGCTGCACGGCGGGTGGGTGCCGCTGCTCGTCGCCTTCGCGGTGATCCTGGTGATGACCACCTGGCGGAAGGGACGCCAACTCGTCATCGCGGGCCGGATCGTGAAGGAGGGTTCGCTCTCGGAGTTCGTCGACGCCGTCCGCGACAAGAACGTGTTGCGCGTTCCGGGGATCGCCATCTTCCTGCACCCCAACAGGGATTCGACCCCGCTCGCCCTGCGAGCCAATCTGGAGCGCAACAAGGTGCTCCACAAGCGGGTCATCGTCGTGACTGTCGTGATCGAGAACATTCCGCACGTGCATCCGAAGGAGGCGTTCGAGTACAACGACCTCGGGTACTCCGACGACGGCATCGACCACGTGAGGGTGCGCTTCGGCTTCTCGGACACCCCGAACATCCCGCGCGCCCTCCGCCGGGCCTGTTCGCTCGGAGTGCTCGATCTGCGCGCCAAACAGATCGACGCGGCATCCTATTTCGTCTCGCGAGGAGCGATCCGGCCGACCCGCGCCCCCGGGATGGTGGCCTGGCGGAAGGCGCTCTTCGTGGGCCTCGCCCAGAACGCCGCGAACCCCGCCGCCCGGTTCGCCCTCCCCCCGAGCCGCACCGTCACCATGGGCAGCGACATCGACATCTAG